Proteins encoded in a region of the Buchnera aphidicola (Thelaxes suberi) genome:
- a CDS encoding MFS transporter — MYCVQPILPIFSKKFNLSPVESSLSLSASTFMMSIGMLFSGSLSDTFGRKLIMGISLVSSSVLTMLSSGIESWIGIIIMRSLIGLSLSGVVGVAMSYLNEEINPKMLGVSMGLYISGNTVGGLAGRMISSIVTHYFSWKIAFFSVGCCSFLASLLFILFLPSSKNFSSIKITPISIFNNMLRQWNDKSLSVLFIIGFILMGSFITIFNYITYRLMNNPFNLNQIIISCISLVYLIGVYTSPTAGVLTTKYKSKFILISALLAMIFGILLTQVNTIIFIIAGLIFFSGGFFAAHSVASSWIGYLAKQAKGQASSLYLFFYYLGSSICSIIGGCCWLLGHWIGISIFVSIMLFLGIRLINKLNHNF, encoded by the coding sequence TTGTATTGTGTACAACCTATACTTCCTATTTTTTCTAAGAAATTTAACTTAAGCCCTGTTGAAAGCAGTTTATCTCTTTCTGCGTCAACATTCATGATGTCAATAGGTATGTTATTCAGTGGTTCATTATCTGATACGTTTGGAAGAAAGCTGATAATGGGTATATCTTTAGTTTCTTCTTCTGTATTAACTATGCTCTCTTCAGGTATAGAAAGTTGGATTGGTATCATTATTATGCGTTCACTTATAGGCTTATCTTTAAGTGGTGTTGTAGGTGTAGCTATGTCCTATTTAAATGAAGAAATTAACCCTAAAATGTTGGGTGTATCTATGGGGTTATATATTAGCGGAAATACAGTAGGTGGTTTAGCTGGTCGTATGATTTCTAGTATAGTTACACATTATTTTTCATGGAAAATAGCTTTTTTTTCTGTAGGTTGTTGTTCGTTTTTAGCTTCTTTATTATTTATATTATTTTTACCTTCTTCTAAAAATTTTTCGTCTATTAAAATTACTCCTATATCTATTTTTAATAATATGTTACGTCAATGGAATGATAAATCTTTATCTGTTTTATTTATCATTGGTTTCATTCTTATGGGTAGTTTCATTACTATATTTAATTATATTACTTATAGATTAATGAATAATCCTTTTAATTTAAACCAAATTATTATTAGTTGTATTTCTTTAGTATATTTAATAGGAGTATATACGTCTCCAACAGCTGGTGTTTTAACAACCAAATATAAAAGTAAATTTATCTTAATATCTGCTTTATTAGCTATGATTTTTGGTATATTGTTAACTCAAGTAAATACAATTATTTTTATAATTGCAGGGTTAATCTTTTTTTCTGGAGGTTTTTTCGCTGCTCATTCAGTTGCAAGTAGTTGGATTGGTTATTTAGCAAAACAAGCAAAAGGGCAAGCGTCTTCTTTATATTTGTTTTTTTATTATTTAGGTTCAAGTATATGTAGTATTATAGGTGGTTGTTGTTGGTTATTAGGTCATTGGATTGGTATTTCTATTTTTGTATCAATTATGTTATTTTTAGGAATTAGATTAATTAATAAATTAAATCATAATTTTTAA